A section of the Planctomycetota bacterium genome encodes:
- a CDS encoding OPT family oligopeptide transporter, whose protein sequence is MTATLPSAYTLSRSLITGGTAMAIKQLSPDEVRDWSVERKDRWWLENVYRGDMPQLTLRAALTGFILGGVLSATNLYIGAKTGWTLGVGLTSVILAFAAFRLMAQAGFRDLTILENNAAQSVATAAGYMTGPLISGMAAYMWIENTIITWWQLLAFNVVLSLLGVLVAFPMKRRFINDEQLPFPEGRACGVVLDALYGDGDAAADGGSGRDDGMAKAKTLVAAAGIAGALEFLKGENLMGLLQKPFRAAGSAVWHLPHALDDWYHAAADSGWVPKLALAGVPLPQLGLVCLPLDIAMFGAGGLMGLKVAGNMLLGMLLNFAVIVPAMIALGAIAPKADGTFSRTHVVNTWSLWWGITLMVVASLVSLFSKPEIFTRAFAALRRRDDAAPSEDRLAAIELPIRWSLVGVPLIGALGAWMAQSWFGVPFVYGLAAVPLVAFLSVIAASSTGLTSITPTGSLSKIPQFTFGALDPKHPPTNLMTAVLCVEVVSNASNLLMDIKPGYMLGAKPRQQAVAHCIGIVAGALASTPLFNLLFLSDYRPGANVQELMAPEGGKFSFPSALQWKGVSELVSAVFGGGSQDLLTPSIQYSIAIAVIAGIVLEILRIRRPASFPLSPLSIGLGVILPPDSTVAMFLGAAFFAVMHRRHAGAADSAGHRLWVGSHEPICAGLIAGAALVGIADILVKVFLG, encoded by the coding sequence ATGACCGCGACACTACCCTCCGCCTACACTCTGTCCCGTTCGCTCATCACAGGGGGCACCGCGATGGCCATCAAGCAACTTTCGCCGGACGAGGTCCGCGACTGGTCGGTCGAGAGGAAAGACCGCTGGTGGCTCGAGAACGTCTACCGCGGCGACATGCCGCAACTCACGCTCCGGGCGGCGCTCACCGGGTTCATCCTCGGCGGCGTCCTCTCGGCCACCAATCTGTACATCGGCGCCAAGACCGGCTGGACGCTCGGCGTCGGCCTGACGAGCGTGATCCTGGCGTTCGCCGCCTTCCGCCTCATGGCCCAGGCGGGGTTTCGCGACCTGACGATCCTGGAGAACAACGCCGCCCAGAGCGTCGCCACGGCGGCCGGCTACATGACCGGCCCGCTGATCTCGGGCATGGCCGCCTACATGTGGATCGAAAACACGATCATCACCTGGTGGCAGCTGCTGGCGTTCAACGTCGTCCTCTCGCTGCTCGGCGTCCTCGTCGCCTTTCCGATGAAGCGCCGGTTCATCAACGACGAGCAACTCCCCTTCCCCGAAGGCCGCGCCTGCGGGGTCGTCCTCGACGCGCTGTATGGCGACGGCGACGCGGCCGCTGACGGTGGCTCGGGGCGCGACGACGGGATGGCGAAGGCCAAGACCCTCGTCGCGGCGGCCGGGATCGCCGGCGCCCTCGAGTTTCTCAAGGGGGAGAACCTGATGGGGCTGCTGCAGAAGCCGTTTCGCGCGGCAGGCAGCGCCGTCTGGCACCTCCCCCACGCGCTCGACGACTGGTACCACGCGGCCGCCGACTCGGGATGGGTGCCGAAGCTCGCGCTTGCCGGTGTGCCGTTGCCGCAGCTCGGCCTCGTCTGCCTGCCCCTCGACATCGCGATGTTCGGCGCCGGGGGGCTGATGGGGCTGAAGGTGGCGGGCAACATGCTGCTCGGCATGCTCCTCAACTTCGCCGTCATCGTGCCGGCGATGATCGCGCTGGGGGCCATCGCCCCGAAAGCCGACGGCACGTTCAGCCGGACGCACGTCGTCAACACCTGGTCGCTGTGGTGGGGCATCACGCTGATGGTCGTGGCGTCGCTGGTGAGCTTGTTTTCCAAGCCGGAGATCTTCACCCGGGCGTTCGCCGCCCTCCGCCGCCGCGACGACGCCGCGCCGAGCGAGGACCGGCTGGCGGCGATCGAGCTGCCGATCCGCTGGTCGCTCGTCGGCGTGCCGCTCATCGGGGCGCTGGGGGCCTGGATGGCGCAGTCCTGGTTCGGCGTGCCGTTCGTCTACGGATTGGCCGCGGTGCCGCTGGTCGCCTTCCTGTCGGTGATCGCCGCGAGCAGCACCGGGCTGACGAGCATCACGCCGACCGGGTCGCTCTCCAAGATCCCGCAGTTCACGTTCGGAGCCCTCGACCCCAAGCATCCACCGACCAACTTGATGACCGCCGTGCTGTGCGTCGAGGTGGTGAGCAACGCCAGCAACCTGCTGATGGACATCAAGCCGGGCTACATGCTCGGCGCCAAACCGCGGCAGCAGGCGGTGGCGCACTGCATCGGGATCGTCGCCGGCGCGCTGGCGAGCACGCCGCTGTTCAACCTGCTGTTCCTCTCCGACTACCGGCCCGGGGCCAACGTCCAGGAGCTGATGGCGCCCGAGGGGGGCAAGTTCAGCTTCCCGTCGGCGCTCCAGTGGAAGGGGGTGTCGGAGCTGGTCTCGGCGGTGTTCGGCGGCGGGTCGCAGGACCTGCTCACCCCGTCGATCCAATACTCGATCGCGATCGCGGTGATCGCGGGGATCGTGCTCGAGATCCTCCGTATCCGTCGGCCGGCGAGCTTTCCCTTGAGCCCGCTGTCGATCGGCCTGGGCGTGATCCTGCCCCCGGACTCGACCGTGGCGATGTTCCTCGGAGCGGCGTTCTTCGCGGTCATGCACCGCCGCCATGCCGGGGCCGCCGACAGCGCCGGCCACCGCCTCTGGGTCGGGTCGCACGAGCCGATCTGTGCCGGCCTGATCGCCGGCGCGGCGCTGGTGGGGATCGCCGACATCCTCGTCAAGGTGTTCCTCGGCTGA
- a CDS encoding tryptophan-rich sensory protein, giving the protein MPTTEVPWVEWYDSLAKPSWTPAPRTIGTIWSILYPVIVVTFAFVFVQAARRKLPALVAVPFAINLVANLVFTPIQFGWRNLPLAAVDIVVVLGSLVWMIAAVWRHHPWIALAQVPYLVWVAIATVLQLSITWMNRGR; this is encoded by the coding sequence ATGCCCACCACCGAGGTCCCCTGGGTCGAGTGGTACGACAGCCTCGCCAAGCCGTCGTGGACCCCCGCGCCGCGGACGATCGGCACGATCTGGTCGATCCTCTATCCGGTGATCGTCGTCACGTTCGCGTTCGTGTTCGTGCAGGCGGCGCGGAGGAAGCTGCCGGCGCTCGTCGCCGTGCCGTTCGCGATCAACCTCGTGGCCAACCTCGTGTTCACGCCGATCCAGTTCGGCTGGCGCAACCTCCCCCTGGCAGCGGTCGACATCGTCGTCGTCCTCGGCTCGCTGGTGTGGATGATCGCGGCGGTGTGGCGGCACCACCCGTGGATCGCGCTGGCGCAGGTGCCGTATCTGGTCTGGGTGGCGATCGCCACCGTGCTCCAGCTCTCGATCACCTGGATGAACCGGGGGCGATAA
- a CDS encoding Uma2 family endonuclease produces the protein MSSAPRLDALTVDEYLAGESRAERKHEFVDGVIYSMVGGSNAHALIATNITGLLHAQLRGSRCRVFNSDAKVRIRRGSSTRFYYPDASVICTPNRPQDTFNDHPVVVIEVLSESTRRTDENEKRDAYLSIDSLLVYVLVEQETAAVVVHRRTEIGFSREVWSGVDATIPLPEIGCSLPLAEIYLGVGLPPS, from the coding sequence ATGAGCTCCGCGCCCCGGCTTGATGCCTTGACTGTCGACGAATACCTCGCCGGTGAGAGCCGGGCGGAGCGGAAGCACGAATTCGTCGACGGCGTCATCTATTCGATGGTTGGCGGATCGAACGCCCACGCCCTCATCGCCACGAACATCACCGGGTTGCTCCACGCCCAGCTCCGCGGGAGTCGCTGTCGGGTGTTCAACTCCGACGCCAAGGTCCGGATCCGCCGCGGCTCGAGCACGCGATTCTATTACCCCGATGCCTCGGTGATCTGTACCCCGAACCGACCCCAGGACACTTTCAACGACCACCCGGTGGTGGTCATCGAGGTGCTTTCCGAGTCGACGCGGCGTACCGACGAAAACGAGAAGCGCGACGCCTACCTGTCGATCGATTCGCTGCTGGTGTACGTGCTTGTCGAGCAGGAGACGGCGGCGGTGGTCGTCCATCGTCGTACCGAGATCGGCTTCAGCCGGGAGGTATGGTCCGGCGTCGACGCGACGATTCCGTTGCCGGAGATCGGCTGCTCGCTGCCGCTGGCCGAGATCTATCTGGGCGTCGGTCTGCCCCCCTCGTGA